A single Corticium candelabrum chromosome 12, ooCorCand1.1, whole genome shotgun sequence DNA region contains:
- the LOC134187639 gene encoding uncharacterized protein LOC134187639 encodes MATDTETGRDPKWESQLKPITLWVAEQLSPRQNFLPSRLFSANLISENEEQRLIKSNKTETELALDILTLLRRQCSGSFDKFCQVLLETKDHTLRGVEQRLRPGRPYGKDSVDGQHLAEPDRSVVAACQQSRQESRLRGCGFSVSEPPQKLERDSVQFMVNEELFETVNEKSKLGDALIVALSHGFGIPKDRITFHCVHLQLTYSEGKRIHVAEKALMTILVNGVEEPDIRKQANMILNVISGTTKVKDSEVEIVQIVPKRSCLLVIRLPGLAMLRLIIAFFSLQSRPVFLQQLTAVLPESAFEVRFGFGSLPYCWAVLPSRHRTQDSGDNTHQVGRPQQSAVQNEQHDLTVSVSRDSRSSQILRRDPDDDLVGQLISQVEQLKLEKEASGEQQRRMRDERDVATRRATELEQEVRSLREEIASSLEEKNNEIDSLQQRVDTERQSKETLMREKERVQSELSEKDREVRHLSKQKNDLEVLLSAEASVNASLNLEVSAARAHINEQQKEVDHLNYEIENLRYQLNEERRNRRAVEEQLTVQNIQNQQGRERVLTIPLSDVQLSDQTFEIGCYGVVRIGWWRSCPVAVKMLHKVFVDVPHYIHLLQQEVSVAWAIHHPNIVAIWGVTLQLEGKKKEAWVIMELLQGSMSAVMNACKDDIRPLTLREKVDMAIDACRGLEYIHSLPVAILHGNIRPSRVLVTEMMTAKLGDLGGAHFVDAKLTAGPTSAEYAPPEQISDRLKLETKEADVYCMGLSLCELFTGEPPGQCKRRLEQIRRIDEDTVRTLCAEMVKEDPSKRESATYARSALCRIRETVKYKECRTKRMVKGKAEGVVTLTDTTW; translated from the exons ATGGCAACAGATACAGAAACAGGAAGAGACCCTAAATGGGAGTCGCAGCTGAAGCCAATAACACTATGGGTAGCCGAGCAGCTAAGTCCACGTCAGAACTTTCTACCGTCTCGACTTTTTAGTGCCAACCTCATTAGTGAGAACGAAGAGCAACGTTTAATCAAGTCAAATAAGACAGAAACGGAGCTGGCTTTGGATATTCTAACTTTGCTTCGTAGGCAATGTTCTGGATCATTTGATAAATTTTGTCAAGTCTTACTGGAAACTAAAGATCACACATTACGTGGAGTAGAGCAACGTCTTCGTCCTGGTCGACCTTACGGCAAAGACAGCGTTGACGGTCAGCATTTAGCAGAACCAGACAGATCTGTGGTGGCAGCGTGTCAGCAATCGCGTCAAGAAAGTCGTTTACGTG GGTGTGGTTTCAGTGTGAGCGAGCCTCCACAGAAACTGGAGAGAGATTCTGTTCAGTTTATGGTGAATGAGGAGTTGTTTGAAACGGTTAATGAGAAATCTAAACTTGGAGATGCATTAATAGTGGCTTTGTCTCATGGATTTGGCATTCCAAAGGATAGAATCACATTCCATTGTGTGCATCTACAACTCACCTACTCGGAGGGCAAAAGGATtcatgttgctgagaaggcTTTGATGACTATTCTTGTCAATGGTGTTGAGGAACCAGATATTAGAAAACAGGCTAACATGATATTAAATGTTATTTCTGGAACTACTAAAGTCAAGGATTCAGAAGTAGAGATTGTGCAAATTGTGCCTAAAAGGAGTTGTCTTTTGGTCATTCGGCTACCTGGATTGGCAATGTTGCGCCTCATCATTGCCTTTTTCAGCCTCCAGAGTAGACCAGTGTTTCTTCAACAGCTTACTGCAGTTTTGCCAGAATCAGCCTTCGAGGTCAGATTTGGGTTTGGCTCACTTCCATATTGCTGGGCTGTATTACCATCACGACATCGAACACAAGATTCTGGAGACAACACCCATCAGGTCGGTAGACCTCAACAATCAG CTGTGCAGAATGAGCAGCATGATTTGACCGTTTCTGTCTCACGTGACAGTCGATCATCACAGATCCTCAGAAGAGATCCGGACGATGATTTAGTGGGGCAACTGATTAGCCAAGTTGAGCAGTTGAAACTCGAGAAAGAGGCAAGCGGGGAGCAACAGAGAAGGATGAGAGATGAACGAGACGTTGCAACCAGGAGAGCAACCGAACTAGAACAAGAAGTTAGGTCTTTGCGAGAAGAAATTGCGTCTTCTCTTGAAGAGAAGAACAACGAGATAGATAGTCTACAGCAGAGAGTTGATACTGAACGGCAATCGAAGGAGACGTTGATGAGGGAGAAGGAACGTGTTCAAAGTGAATTGTCTGAGAAAGATAGAGAAGTGAGACACTTGAGTAAACAGAAGAATGATCTTGAAGTATTGTTGAGTGCTGAGGCATCAGTCAATGCATCACTGAATTTAGAAG TGTCTGCTGCAAGGGCTCATATCAATGAACAGCAAAAAGAGGTAGATCATCTCAATTATGAAATCGAAAATCTCCGATATCAGCTGAATGAAGAGAGAAGAAACAGAAGAGCCGTTGAAGAGCAGTTGACGGTTCAAAATATTCAGAATCAACAAGGAAGGGAGCGAGTTCTAACTATCCCATTGAGTGACGTTCAGTTGAGTGACCAGACTTTCGAAATTGGATGCTACGGAG TTGTTCGTATTGGGTGGTGGCGAAGCTGTCCTGTGGCTGTCAAAATGCTTCACAAAGTTTTCGTCGACGTTCCTCACTATATCCATCTTCTGCAGCAAGAAGTGTCGGTTGCATGGGCAATACATCATCCGAATATTGTCGCTATCTGGGGAGTTACTCTTCAATTGGAAgggaagaagaaagaagcgtGGGTTATCATGGAACTACTGCAGGGTTCGATGTCAGCTGTGATGAATGCATGCAAAGATGACATTCGACCACTGACGTTGCGTGAAAAGGTGGACATGGCAATAGATGCTTGTCGAGGACTAGAGTACATTCACTCGTTG CCTGTCGCCATCCTTCACGGTAACATCCGTCCATCCCGCGTGTTGGTGACCGAGATGATGACGGCCAAGCTCGGAGACTTGGGAGGGGCTCACTTCGTCGACGCCAAACTCACTGCAGGCCCCACGAGCGCAGAATACGCGCCACCCGAACAAATAAGTGACCGCTTAAAGCTCGAAACCAAGGAGGCGGATGTTTACTGTATGGGTCTAAGTCTCTGTGAGTTGTTTACCGGTGAGCCTCCCGGTCAGTGTAAGCGCCGACTCGAACAGATCAGGCGTATTGACGAAGACACCGTCCGCACTTTGTGTGCCGAAATGGTGAAAGAAGATCCTAGCAAGAGAGAATCCGCCACGTACGCTCGTTCTGCTCTCTGTCGTATTCGCGAGACCGTCAAGTACAAAGAATGCCGTACCAAGAGAATGGTGAAAGGAAAAGCAGAGGGCGTGGTTACACTCACTGACACTACGTGGTGA